Proteins encoded within one genomic window of Kibdelosporangium phytohabitans:
- a CDS encoding DUF397 domain-containing protein: MDELVWRKSSFSGPENNANCVEVARPKPGFAVRDSKRPASGVLTFPATTWQSFCGQLTRP, from the coding sequence ATGGATGAACTGGTCTGGCGGAAGAGCAGCTTCTCCGGTCCCGAGAACAATGCGAACTGTGTCGAGGTGGCGCGCCCGAAGCCTGGCTTCGCCGTTCGGGACTCCAAACGCCCGGCGTCGGGTGTGCTCACCTTTCCCGCTACGACGTGGCAGAGCTTCTGCGGTCAGCTGACCCGTCCGTGA
- a CDS encoding TetR/AcrR family transcriptional regulator yields MIDRRVRRTREALRRALVELIIERGYDKVTVQDILDRADVGRSTFYTHFHGKEDLLLSGFEGIKAEMAACADPDDPLSPLRAVFRHANGSRELFAATVMKHEPALLVVRRDLTTTLADHLRPHLPAEDLDLVTAFVVRGVAATVGWWLGTKAPLTADQAYERFRSLTMSGIAPIMRTNTEQRF; encoded by the coding sequence ATGATCGACAGGAGAGTGCGCCGCACCCGCGAGGCACTGCGCAGGGCCCTGGTCGAGCTGATCATCGAGCGCGGCTACGACAAGGTGACCGTGCAGGACATCCTCGACCGCGCGGACGTCGGCCGCTCGACGTTCTACACCCACTTCCACGGCAAGGAAGACCTGCTGTTGAGCGGGTTCGAGGGCATCAAAGCGGAAATGGCGGCCTGCGCGGACCCCGACGACCCGCTGAGCCCGCTCCGCGCGGTCTTCCGGCACGCGAACGGCAGCCGTGAACTGTTCGCCGCGACAGTGATGAAGCACGAGCCCGCGCTGCTCGTCGTGCGCCGCGACCTGACCACGACCCTCGCCGACCACCTCCGGCCGCACCTGCCCGCCGAAGACTTGGACCTGGTCACCGCGTTCGTGGTCCGCGGCGTGGCGGCGACGGTCGGCTGGTGGCTGGGCACCAAGGCACCGCTGACAGCGGACCAGGCCTACGAACGCTTCCGCAGCCTGACCATGTCGGGAATCGCGCCGATCATGCGCACGAACACCGAGCAACGATTCTGA
- a CDS encoding MFS transporter, translating to MIAVIGLLGATGLSVAGNAITGIAVPWLVLERTGSPGLAGLMAAASLGPLALSTLFGGALIDRWGRRRLSIIADVLSALAVAALPILDSTLGLNTTLIAVLVALGALFDGPGMAAREALRPDVARHAKVPLERVNAWGEALEGFGNLVAPGLAALFIATAGATNTLWVTVGMFLGAVVLTWTTIPRDIPRAGAPDHYLRSVAEGFSYVWRQPMLRGAGLTSMLLVLFVAPISIVLTAQAQSTGNPGLLGLVMSTFAIGGIVGAIVYGAIAHKLRRRPVLGWGLVITGAGIMLFPTGVPMAVLAAIVGVAAAPINPITAVLIQERTPERLRGRVIGSVSSLALVAGPIGVSLVGALLEGGTAGLALVIMGGGCLLAALYAVYALRDIEARTGLPGNESSTSAESRTTKEPLTNK from the coding sequence ATGATCGCCGTCATCGGGCTGCTCGGTGCGACCGGGCTGTCCGTCGCGGGCAACGCCATCACGGGTATCGCCGTCCCGTGGCTCGTGCTCGAACGGACCGGCAGCCCCGGTCTGGCCGGGTTGATGGCCGCGGCGTCGCTCGGTCCGCTCGCGCTGTCCACTTTGTTCGGTGGCGCGTTGATCGACCGGTGGGGCCGTCGGCGGCTGAGCATCATCGCCGACGTCCTCAGCGCGCTCGCCGTGGCCGCACTGCCCATTCTGGACAGCACGCTCGGCCTCAACACCACGTTGATCGCCGTGCTCGTCGCTTTGGGAGCGTTGTTCGACGGTCCGGGCATGGCAGCACGGGAGGCCTTGCGGCCCGATGTCGCGCGGCACGCGAAGGTGCCGCTTGAACGGGTGAACGCGTGGGGTGAGGCGCTGGAGGGATTCGGCAACCTCGTCGCGCCGGGTCTGGCCGCGTTGTTCATCGCCACCGCGGGCGCGACGAACACGCTGTGGGTCACCGTCGGCATGTTCCTCGGCGCCGTGGTGCTGACCTGGACGACCATCCCGCGTGACATCCCGCGTGCAGGAGCCCCGGACCACTACCTGCGGTCCGTGGCCGAAGGGTTCTCCTACGTCTGGCGTCAGCCGATGCTGCGCGGCGCCGGTCTGACGTCGATGCTGCTCGTCCTGTTCGTCGCGCCGATCTCGATCGTGCTCACCGCGCAGGCGCAGAGCACCGGCAACCCGGGGCTGCTCGGTCTGGTCATGTCCACGTTCGCGATCGGCGGGATCGTCGGGGCGATCGTGTACGGCGCGATCGCGCACAAGCTGCGGCGCAGGCCGGTCCTGGGGTGGGGCCTGGTGATCACCGGTGCCGGGATCATGCTGTTCCCGACGGGGGTGCCGATGGCCGTGCTCGCGGCCATCGTCGGTGTCGCCGCCGCGCCGATCAACCCGATCACTGCCGTGCTCATCCAGGAGCGCACGCCGGAGCGCCTGCGCGGCCGGGTGATCGGCAGCGTCTCGTCGCTGGCTCTGGTCGCGGGCCCGATCGGCGTCTCGCTGGTCGGCGCACTGCTGGAAGGCGGCACCGCAGGCCTGGCGTTGGTGATCATGGGCGGCGGATGCCTGCTGGCCGCGCTGTACGCGGTCTACGCGCTGCGCGACATCGAGGCGCGGACAGGCCTGCCCGGCAACGAGTCGAGCACCAGTGCCGAATCACGCACCACGAAGGAACCGTTGACCAACAAGTGA
- a CDS encoding SDR family oxidoreductase, with product MDFGGRHVLITGAASGIGAALADRFAKEGPRGITVVDKDIDAVRVTASRVDGLAVQADVGGEPEIRRLIAAAEHEFGPVDVYFSNAGMPLPVGGVEVGDDGWHQQWNVHVMSHVWAMRALLPAMIDRGEGYLVNTASAAGLIMSPGAAPYTVTKHAALGLAESYAVMYSHTGVRFSCLCPGLVETPMMSEVDEGPVGRAVRMGLADRALDPCEVADIAVRGMQEERFLLHTHPVEITMAARLRAVEPEIYLGAMQELWTAAQHG from the coding sequence ATGGATTTCGGCGGCAGGCACGTCCTGATCACCGGCGCTGCCAGCGGGATCGGTGCCGCGCTGGCGGACCGGTTCGCCAAGGAGGGGCCACGCGGTATCACCGTCGTGGACAAGGACATCGACGCCGTCCGGGTGACGGCGTCGCGAGTGGACGGTCTGGCCGTGCAGGCGGACGTCGGCGGCGAGCCGGAGATCCGCCGGCTCATCGCCGCGGCCGAGCACGAGTTCGGGCCGGTCGACGTGTACTTCTCCAACGCGGGGATGCCGTTGCCCGTCGGCGGTGTCGAAGTCGGTGACGACGGCTGGCACCAGCAGTGGAACGTGCACGTGATGTCACACGTCTGGGCGATGCGCGCACTGCTGCCCGCGATGATCGACCGCGGTGAGGGGTATCTGGTCAACACAGCGTCTGCCGCGGGCCTGATCATGTCGCCGGGCGCGGCGCCCTACACCGTGACCAAGCACGCCGCTCTGGGCCTCGCGGAATCGTATGCCGTGATGTACAGCCACACCGGGGTGCGGTTCTCGTGCCTGTGCCCGGGCCTGGTCGAGACGCCGATGATGAGCGAGGTGGACGAAGGACCCGTCGGCCGCGCGGTCCGCATGGGCCTGGCCGATCGCGCGCTCGACCCGTGCGAGGTCGCGGACATCGCCGTCCGCGGCATGCAGGAGGAGCGGTTCCTGCTGCACACCCATCCCGTGGAGATCACCATGGCCGCCCGGCTGCGTGCTGTCGAGCCCGAGATCTACCTCGGGGCGATGCAGGAGCTCTGGACCGCGGCGCAGCACGGTTGA
- a CDS encoding cyclase family protein, whose protein sequence is MGLLDQLRSAIGDGGIEIVDLTAPLTSGTPILQLPEPFSNTIPFRLEEISRYDDRGPAWYWNNIHTGEHTGTHLDVPVHWVSGKDGHDVSEVPLKTLVAPAVVIDVSAGVGDDPDFLLQIDDVKNWEAEHGALPDGGWLLVRSGWSARSDDSASFLNESHSPGMSAECARWLAEETALTGVGVETVGTDAGAAHSFEPPFPCHNYLLGAGKHGLTQLRNLDALPATGAVLLVSPLPIVGGSGSPARVLALVER, encoded by the coding sequence ATGGGTCTGCTTGATCAACTACGCAGCGCGATCGGCGACGGCGGAATCGAGATCGTCGACCTCACCGCGCCACTGACCTCCGGCACGCCCATCCTCCAGTTGCCCGAGCCGTTCTCGAACACGATCCCGTTCCGGCTCGAGGAGATCAGCCGGTACGACGACAGGGGCCCGGCCTGGTACTGGAACAACATCCACACCGGCGAGCACACCGGAACCCACCTCGACGTCCCCGTGCACTGGGTGTCGGGCAAGGACGGCCACGACGTGTCCGAGGTGCCGTTGAAGACCCTCGTCGCGCCGGCCGTGGTCATCGACGTGTCGGCCGGGGTCGGCGACGATCCCGATTTCCTGTTGCAGATCGACGACGTCAAGAACTGGGAAGCCGAGCACGGCGCACTGCCCGACGGCGGCTGGCTGCTCGTCCGCAGCGGCTGGTCGGCGCGGTCGGACGACTCGGCGAGCTTCCTCAACGAGTCGCACAGCCCCGGCATGTCGGCGGAGTGCGCGCGGTGGCTCGCGGAGGAAACCGCGCTGACCGGTGTCGGAGTCGAGACTGTCGGCACAGACGCAGGGGCCGCGCACAGTTTCGAGCCGCCTTTCCCTTGTCACAACTACCTGCTGGGTGCCGGCAAGCACGGATTGACGCAGTTGCGCAACTTGGACGCGCTTCCGGCGACCGGGGCGGTGTTGCTGGTGTCGCCGTTGCCGATCGTCGGCGGTTCGGGCAGCCCGGCACGGGTGCTCGCATTGGTCGAGCGGTGA
- a CDS encoding DMT family transporter, with protein MAWLALVISGLFETVWAAALSASRGLSKPLATVVFVVALVISMAGLGYALRTIPVGTGYAVWVGIGAIGTAVYGMLAMGDPVSASRITCLVLIVAGVAGLKFLH; from the coding sequence ATGGCATGGTTGGCGCTTGTCATATCAGGTTTGTTCGAGACGGTGTGGGCTGCGGCGCTGAGCGCGTCGCGCGGGCTGTCGAAACCGCTTGCCACCGTTGTGTTCGTCGTCGCACTCGTGATCAGCATGGCTGGTCTGGGTTACGCGCTGCGAACCATACCGGTTGGCACGGGTTACGCCGTCTGGGTCGGGATCGGCGCCATCGGAACGGCCGTCTACGGCATGCTGGCGATGGGCGATCCGGTGTCAGCGAGCCGGATCACGTGCCTGGTGCTGATCGTGGCGGGTGTCGCCGGCCTGAAGTTCCTCCACTGA
- a CDS encoding amidohydrolase family protein — MALIETVLHGGRVIDPESGFDQIADVGITGDRVVAVSTVQLRAARRVDVSGLVVCPGFIDLHSHGQAIPEQRLQALDGVTTALELEAGTTTVAAAYSHAGAEGRPVNYGYATSWALARKIELIGAQPGPSLHAILEHLGDPGWQAPASKAQRARIYQRLYQDLADGALGIGVLVGYAPLVDPDEFTLVAGLAAQAGVPTFTHARPLIDVNPSVPVDGAKEIIRAAGQTGAHMHYCHVNSTSARRIDTVRALLDEAIAEGSPVSVEAYPYGAGSTAIGAAFLAPEALKQSGLRPDDIVVVATGERIADEKRLLELRAADPGALVIVHFLDEANPAGREHLDRALLYPGGAIASDAVPFTWPGQPPPPTTWPLPPGTLAHPRSAGTYAKSLRTLWRERGLQTLTEVIARSSLVPARILEDAVPGMRRKGRLKAGSDADVLVFDPDRITDQATYVDGVRPSLGVVHLLVNGSFVVRDSALVLDSLPGRPVRASMSRSA; from the coding sequence GTGGCGTTGATCGAGACTGTCCTGCACGGCGGCCGGGTGATCGACCCGGAAAGCGGATTCGACCAAATCGCCGACGTCGGCATCACAGGTGACCGGGTAGTCGCGGTGTCCACGGTGCAGTTGCGCGCCGCGAGACGCGTCGACGTGTCCGGTTTGGTGGTGTGTCCCGGTTTCATCGACCTGCACAGCCACGGCCAGGCGATTCCCGAACAGCGCCTGCAAGCCCTTGACGGCGTGACCACGGCGTTGGAACTCGAAGCGGGCACGACCACGGTCGCCGCCGCGTACTCCCACGCCGGCGCCGAGGGGCGGCCGGTGAACTACGGCTACGCCACATCGTGGGCGCTGGCCAGGAAGATCGAGCTGATCGGCGCGCAGCCCGGCCCGTCGCTGCACGCGATCCTGGAACACCTCGGCGACCCGGGGTGGCAGGCGCCCGCGTCGAAGGCCCAGCGCGCACGGATCTACCAGCGGCTTTACCAGGACCTGGCCGACGGCGCGCTCGGGATCGGCGTCCTGGTCGGGTACGCGCCGCTGGTCGACCCGGACGAGTTCACGCTCGTCGCCGGCCTCGCGGCGCAGGCAGGCGTACCGACCTTCACGCACGCGCGGCCGTTGATCGACGTCAACCCGAGCGTCCCGGTCGACGGCGCCAAGGAGATCATCCGCGCGGCGGGGCAGACCGGTGCGCACATGCACTACTGCCACGTCAACAGCACGTCGGCCCGGCGCATAGACACGGTCCGGGCGCTGTTGGACGAAGCGATCGCGGAGGGTTCGCCCGTGTCTGTCGAGGCGTATCCGTACGGCGCCGGGTCGACCGCGATCGGCGCCGCTTTCCTTGCCCCGGAGGCGTTGAAGCAATCCGGCCTGAGGCCGGACGACATCGTGGTCGTCGCGACGGGCGAGCGGATCGCGGACGAGAAACGCCTGCTGGAGTTGCGGGCAGCGGACCCGGGCGCGCTGGTGATCGTGCATTTCCTCGACGAAGCCAACCCGGCCGGCCGCGAGCACCTCGACCGGGCCCTGCTGTACCCCGGCGGGGCGATCGCCAGCGACGCGGTGCCGTTCACCTGGCCAGGCCAGCCGCCTCCGCCGACGACATGGCCGCTGCCGCCGGGGACACTCGCCCATCCACGCAGCGCCGGGACGTACGCGAAGTCGTTGCGGACGTTGTGGCGCGAACGCGGCCTGCAGACGCTGACCGAGGTCATCGCCCGGTCATCGCTCGTTCCCGCCCGGATCCTGGAGGACGCGGTGCCCGGCATGCGCCGCAAGGGACGGCTCAAGGCAGGCAGTGACGCGGACGTGCTCGTGTTCGACCCGGACCGGATCACCGACCAGGCGACCTATGTGGACGGTGTCCGGCCTTCGCTCGGCGTCGTTCACTTGTTGGTCAACGGTTCCTTCGTGGTGCGTGATTCGGCACTGGTGCTCGACTCGTTGCCGGGCAGGCCTGTCCGCGCCTCGATGTCGCGCAGCGCGTAG
- a CDS encoding cytochrome P450 family protein has product MSINEQVVQSLEVPGIGTTWLVSGFEEGRALLSDPRLSRDERKGPEALRELAWKNRAGMSMGRHLLDEDPPNHTRLRGQIKKAFTPRRVENLRPRAQEITDALLDTVSGEVDLIDALAFPLPMTIMCELLGLPEEDRADFRVWGAELAMGMDPTADRDKVAHGGKALRAYFETLLAELKADDRSVEDQPDLTRALVRAGELDHEELISMLMLLLLAGHTTTVNLISNGVLALLTNPDQLALLRARPELLPQAIEELLRHDGPLQVSLPRITVDEVEVAGATIPAGDMVHVVVAAANRDASRFLDPERLDITRTDNQHLGFGHGVHFCVGAALARMEAQVAIGTLVARFPDLRLAVPVDELQWEVNPILRSLVSLPVLT; this is encoded by the coding sequence ATGTCCATTAACGAACAGGTCGTGCAGTCGCTCGAGGTTCCGGGAATCGGGACGACATGGTTGGTCAGCGGCTTCGAGGAGGGCCGGGCGTTGCTCTCGGATCCGCGGTTGTCGCGTGACGAACGCAAAGGGCCGGAGGCGTTGCGTGAGCTCGCGTGGAAGAACCGCGCCGGTATGTCGATGGGGCGTCACCTGCTCGACGAGGACCCGCCGAACCACACGCGCCTGCGTGGGCAGATCAAGAAGGCGTTCACGCCCCGGCGCGTGGAAAACCTGCGACCACGTGCGCAGGAAATCACGGATGCGCTGCTGGACACCGTGTCCGGTGAGGTGGACCTGATCGACGCGCTGGCTTTCCCGTTGCCGATGACGATCATGTGCGAGCTGCTCGGACTTCCAGAGGAGGACCGTGCCGACTTCCGTGTCTGGGGCGCCGAACTGGCGATGGGCATGGATCCGACCGCCGACCGGGACAAGGTGGCGCACGGCGGAAAGGCGTTGCGGGCGTACTTCGAGACGCTGCTCGCCGAGCTGAAGGCCGACGACAGGTCGGTGGAGGACCAGCCGGATCTGACCCGCGCGCTCGTGCGCGCGGGTGAGTTGGACCACGAAGAGCTGATCAGCATGTTGATGCTGTTGCTGCTGGCGGGGCACACGACCACCGTGAACCTGATCAGCAACGGTGTGCTGGCGTTGCTGACGAACCCGGATCAGCTCGCGTTGCTGCGTGCCAGGCCCGAGCTGTTGCCGCAGGCGATCGAGGAACTGCTCAGGCACGACGGTCCGCTACAGGTCTCGTTGCCCCGGATCACGGTGGACGAGGTGGAAGTGGCGGGCGCCACCATTCCGGCGGGCGACATGGTGCACGTCGTCGTCGCGGCGGCCAACCGTGACGCGTCCCGTTTCCTGGATCCAGAACGCCTGGACATCACACGCACCGACAACCAGCACCTGGGTTTCGGGCACGGCGTGCACTTCTGCGTCGGAGCGGCGCTGGCACGGATGGAGGCGCAAGTGGCGATCGGCACCCTGGTGGCGCGGTTCCCTGATCTGCGCCTGGCCGTGCCGGTGGACGAGCTGCAGTGGGAGGTGAACCCGATTCTGCGGTCCTTGGTGTCGCTACCCGTGCTAACTTAG
- a CDS encoding GtrA family protein yields the protein MHTTAAEERGRKFNSVMATIAARLPFGLNRVVPPSLLGFAVINSFTFGVDLVLLSLLHGVFDIVLWLSITIAYAFAFALSYTLNRTFNFRSHAPVGPQFGIYVVVVVVNYLAWILGVGNGLAALGVDYRLARLAAGACEAVYMYAAMRWIVFRT from the coding sequence GTGCACACCACTGCGGCGGAGGAGCGGGGCCGCAAATTCAACTCCGTCATGGCCACGATCGCCGCCCGGCTGCCGTTCGGGCTCAACCGCGTCGTGCCGCCGAGCCTGCTGGGTTTCGCCGTCATCAACAGCTTCACGTTCGGCGTCGACCTCGTGCTGCTCAGCCTCCTGCACGGAGTGTTCGACATCGTGCTGTGGCTGAGCATCACGATTGCCTACGCGTTCGCGTTCGCTCTCAGCTACACCCTCAACCGGACGTTCAACTTCCGCTCACACGCACCCGTCGGCCCGCAGTTCGGCATCTACGTCGTCGTTGTCGTCGTCAACTACCTCGCGTGGATTCTCGGCGTGGGCAACGGGCTCGCCGCACTCGGTGTCGACTACCGGCTCGCCCGGCTGGCCGCCGGGGCGTGTGAGGCCGTGTACATGTACGCGGCGATGCGGTGGATCGTCTTCCGTACATGA
- a CDS encoding helix-turn-helix domain-containing protein — MTVSTRPPFLRRRLGAKARRMREEAGLTLSEAADLLDKTKSALHRVETGETRLDVHLARSMMDKYDIYDPKLVDDAREAAKTPWYRAFGVEDMGYVDVETSAARVNEFSVLLVPGLLQTDAYMDAVFSSGHSQDPARMESQHKIRRIRQARLTDEERPLKIHAVLDEAALHREVGGAVVMREQLLHLIAVAARPAVTLRILPFDRGAHRSLMGSFTVLEFPDPSDPPMLYVEFPMGSLHIEDVEKVGEAKLRFEQLRRTALNLAYSVELLERLAVELYGA; from the coding sequence GTGACGGTATCGACACGCCCGCCGTTCCTGCGCAGAAGGCTGGGAGCCAAGGCGCGGCGGATGCGCGAAGAAGCAGGCCTGACCCTGAGCGAGGCGGCTGACCTGCTCGACAAGACGAAAAGTGCGCTGCACCGGGTGGAAACGGGGGAGACGCGGCTGGACGTCCACCTCGCCCGCTCGATGATGGACAAGTACGACATCTACGACCCGAAACTGGTCGACGATGCCCGCGAAGCGGCCAAGACGCCGTGGTACCGCGCGTTCGGTGTGGAGGACATGGGCTACGTGGATGTCGAGACCTCGGCGGCGCGGGTCAACGAGTTCTCGGTGTTGCTGGTCCCCGGCCTACTGCAGACCGATGCGTACATGGACGCGGTCTTCAGTAGCGGTCACAGTCAGGATCCGGCTCGGATGGAGAGCCAACACAAGATCAGGCGCATTCGCCAAGCCAGGTTGACCGATGAAGAGCGACCGCTGAAGATCCACGCTGTGCTCGACGAGGCCGCGCTGCACCGGGAGGTCGGGGGCGCGGTGGTGATGAGAGAGCAGTTGCTGCACTTGATTGCCGTTGCTGCGCGCCCAGCGGTGACACTCCGAATCTTGCCCTTCGACAGAGGTGCACATCGATCACTGATGGGTTCCTTCACCGTGTTGGAGTTCCCGGATCCCAGCGACCCTCCGATGCTCTACGTCGAGTTTCCCATGGGCTCGCTTCACATCGAGGACGTTGAGAAGGTCGGGGAGGCTAAACTTCGGTTCGAGCAGCTGCGAAGGACTGCGCTCAATCTGGCTTACTCGGTTGAACTGCTCGAACGACTGGCGGTCGAGTTGTATGGCGCGTGA
- a CDS encoding thiamine pyrophosphate-binding protein, giving the protein MKVSEAVGRTLAELGVAQAFGVIGSGNFTVTNALRAYGVPFVATRHEAGAATMADAYSRMSGRVALVSVHQGCGLTNAMTGIAEAAKSRTPMIVLTADTPGSAVLANFRIDQDAAVTALGATSERVHSAETAVADTIRAYRTAVHERRTVVLNLPLDVQDAEATQTPVGAVEPPLPVRPNHESAEALAAMIGEASRPVFLAGRGARGAAPQIRELARKTGALLTTTAVAHGLFNDDPWALGISGGFASPLAVDLITDADLVVGWGCAFTKWTTRRGKLISGKVAHVDIGGTAHRPVDLAVHGDAGQTAADVTALVTAREGYRTPSVEARIAAGPGWPTPDLSTGTHIDPRELSARLDDLLPRARVVAVDSGNFMGYPSGYLSVPDEFGFCFTQAFQSIGLGLFTAIGAALAQPDRLPVAAVGDGGFMMGIADLETAVRLRLPLVVVVYNDSAYGAEIHHFGPDADLSTVTFPDPGIARIAEGFGCSAVTVRTGDDLAGVTAWLAGPRDRPLVVDARIASDGGSWWLAEAFGQVAES; this is encoded by the coding sequence GTGAAGGTATCCGAGGCCGTCGGCCGGACACTCGCCGAACTCGGTGTGGCGCAGGCGTTCGGAGTCATCGGCAGCGGCAATTTCACCGTCACGAACGCGTTGCGCGCGTACGGTGTGCCGTTCGTCGCCACCCGTCACGAAGCGGGCGCGGCGACCATGGCGGACGCGTACAGCAGGATGAGCGGCCGGGTCGCGCTGGTGTCGGTGCACCAGGGTTGCGGCCTGACGAACGCGATGACCGGGATCGCCGAGGCGGCCAAGAGCCGCACGCCGATGATCGTGCTCACCGCGGACACCCCGGGCTCGGCTGTGCTGGCCAACTTCCGCATCGACCAGGACGCCGCTGTCACCGCGCTCGGTGCCACCTCGGAACGGGTGCACAGCGCGGAAACAGCCGTCGCGGACACCATTCGGGCGTATCGGACGGCCGTGCACGAACGGCGGACCGTGGTGCTCAACCTGCCGCTGGACGTCCAGGATGCCGAGGCCACGCAGACGCCGGTCGGTGCCGTCGAGCCGCCGCTGCCGGTACGGCCGAACCACGAGTCGGCCGAAGCGCTGGCCGCCATGATCGGCGAGGCGTCCCGCCCGGTTTTCCTCGCCGGACGCGGCGCCCGCGGTGCCGCACCGCAAATCCGGGAGCTGGCAAGGAAAACCGGTGCGTTGCTGACCACGACCGCAGTCGCGCACGGCTTGTTCAACGATGACCCGTGGGCGCTGGGGATCTCCGGCGGGTTCGCCTCTCCCCTGGCGGTCGACCTGATCACGGACGCGGACCTCGTCGTCGGCTGGGGTTGCGCGTTCACCAAGTGGACGACCCGGCGCGGCAAGCTGATCTCCGGCAAAGTCGCCCACGTCGACATCGGCGGGACCGCGCACCGGCCCGTCGACCTGGCCGTCCACGGCGACGCGGGCCAGACGGCGGCGGACGTCACCGCACTGGTGACCGCGCGCGAGGGCTACCGGACGCCGTCCGTCGAAGCACGGATCGCCGCCGGACCAGGCTGGCCCACGCCCGACCTGTCCACCGGCACGCACATCGACCCCCGGGAACTCAGCGCCCGGCTGGACGACCTGCTGCCGCGTGCCCGGGTCGTCGCGGTGGACTCCGGCAACTTCATGGGCTACCCGAGCGGGTACCTGTCCGTGCCGGACGAGTTCGGGTTCTGCTTCACCCAGGCGTTCCAGTCCATCGGGCTCGGCCTGTTCACCGCGATCGGCGCGGCACTGGCCCAGCCGGACAGGCTACCGGTCGCGGCGGTCGGCGACGGCGGGTTCATGATGGGCATCGCCGACCTGGAGACGGCCGTGCGGCTGCGCCTGCCACTGGTGGTCGTCGTCTACAACGACAGCGCGTACGGCGCCGAGATCCACCACTTCGGGCCGGACGCGGATCTGTCCACTGTGACCTTCCCCGACCCGGGGATCGCCCGGATCGCGGAGGGTTTCGGCTGTTCGGCGGTGACCGTGCGCACCGGCGACGACCTCGCCGGGGTCACGGCGTGGCTGGCCGGCCCGAGGGACCGGCCGCTGGTCGTCGACGCCCGGATCGCCTCGGACGGCGGATCGTGGTGGCTGGCGGAAGCCTTCGGCCAAGTGGCAGAAAGTTGA
- a CDS encoding TetR/AcrR family transcriptional regulator, with product MTVQSILDIATEVLLAKPSASLGDVAKAAGVSRTTLHKRYATRHDLLVALSHDAYDRVEKAMTDAQLDVPGSQVEAALERAITGLVPLGPRIEFMYRQIGLDDVPDLIARYEQTGEPLLQLIQRGQEAGVLRSDVPDWWILASLDAAFYSAWEAISFGKLAPLDAPGLVMKTVMRGIGT from the coding sequence ATGACTGTTCAGTCGATCCTGGATATCGCGACCGAGGTGCTCCTGGCCAAGCCCAGCGCCTCGCTGGGGGACGTGGCCAAGGCCGCCGGGGTCAGCCGCACCACCCTGCACAAACGCTACGCCACCCGGCACGACCTGCTCGTCGCTCTTTCGCATGACGCCTATGACCGCGTCGAGAAGGCGATGACCGACGCCCAGCTCGACGTGCCCGGTTCGCAGGTCGAGGCCGCCCTCGAGCGGGCGATCACCGGGCTCGTCCCGCTCGGCCCGCGCATCGAGTTCATGTACCGCCAGATCGGGCTCGACGACGTGCCCGATCTCATCGCTCGCTACGAGCAGACCGGCGAGCCGCTTCTGCAGCTCATCCAGCGCGGCCAGGAAGCCGGAGTGCTCCGGTCGGACGTTCCCGACTGGTGGATCCTGGCCTCGCTGGACGCCGCGTTCTACTCCGCGTGGGAGGCCATCTCCTTCGGCAAGCTCGCTCCGCTCGACGCTCCCGGGCTCGTGATGAAGACCGTGATGCGGGGCATCGGGACATGA